The Shewanella mangrovisoli genome has a window encoding:
- a CDS encoding GNAT family N-acetyltransferase: MMLAELNPLTGLSIKPANANDNLFMAELFYSTKTFFYELGLPLDVAQNMLEQQYRLQQVSYREQYPHAISYILFYQQQAVGKLMLDINEQRVHLVDFIITPSMRGRGLGSAVLEAVKLEATQRQLPVHLSVESENTQAKSLYLRHGFQFQSRSETYESMRWP, encoded by the coding sequence ATGATGCTAGCTGAGTTAAATCCATTAACTGGCTTGAGTATTAAGCCTGCCAACGCAAACGATAACCTATTTATGGCAGAGCTTTTTTATTCAACTAAAACCTTCTTCTATGAGCTTGGTTTACCCCTTGATGTTGCACAGAACATGTTGGAGCAACAATATCGGCTGCAACAAGTCTCCTATCGGGAGCAATATCCGCATGCCATCAGCTACATTTTGTTTTATCAGCAACAAGCGGTCGGCAAACTGATGCTAGATATTAATGAGCAGAGAGTTCATCTTGTTGATTTTATTATTACGCCAAGTATGCGAGGTCGCGGTTTAGGCTCTGCGGTATTAGAGGCGGTCAAGCTTGAAGCGACACAACGTCAGTTGCCTGTTCATTTATCAGTAGAGAGTGAAAATACTCAAGCTAAATCACTTTATTTACGGCATGGATTTCAGTTTCAAAGCCGTTCCGAAACCTATGAGTCAATGCGATGGCCTTAA
- a CDS encoding phytanoyl-CoA dioxygenase family protein: protein MMPRSKPDVGQPDALLRLKLFAQELLQSHSAGEAKQLIDPMLAQLCQLTGLELHPALFLDTEASMTSFGKAVSPTTAAQCAEDPERSRVFIQGIYQAIQDKLKANSNHPVKILYAGTGPFAWLILVLLPLFTAKQVRVTLLDIHRASLESVEKLLAYFDVADRVDALICADATLWRPVSTQAFDLIISETMKHLLQQEPQVQIFSHLQHFLAEDGCLIPESIELDAWLELKEQPPIYLGPLFCLDLAHVRLLAQGDRSGLAGSLLLPDYDPQPINLKLTTKIRVYGEHQLLENQSQLTLSQYKKSLWLKPLSRVDFSYELGTYPDFIFQYQQQKLPLVGSEDLSCLGIYHLQRLWQKIQLQKRGQTNEVTESEWNLDKALLDLCGIGLEPGMKALYQYDTQADFIAFVQRQTQLTTADIVGINQRLRALSQAEPESGNTELAYGAALPQVLTDAQLATWQREGYIVIPQVLSKAQCAASRAVIWQQLGANENDPSTWYQSHELMQKIMLQLFRHPILDANRQTPLIRQVFEQLWQRTDLVMTTDRVSFNPPETPTWQFPGPNMHWDMPLQLPVPFGTQGLIYLSDTPAEQGAFCCVPGFHLKIETWLQEQNKTDIELQQQRWEEWPIKPIAANAGDLIIWHHALPHGPTPNRGLLPRMVQYINFYPMASQ, encoded by the coding sequence ATGATGCCAAGATCAAAGCCTGATGTAGGGCAGCCCGATGCGCTCTTGAGATTAAAGCTGTTTGCACAGGAGCTACTGCAATCGCACTCTGCGGGCGAGGCAAAGCAGCTTATCGATCCTATGCTGGCGCAGTTATGTCAATTGACTGGGTTGGAACTGCACCCGGCGTTGTTTCTCGATACTGAGGCCAGCATGACTTCTTTTGGCAAGGCGGTATCACCAACAACTGCGGCGCAATGTGCAGAAGATCCCGAACGTAGCAGAGTGTTTATTCAGGGAATTTATCAAGCGATACAGGACAAACTTAAAGCTAACTCGAACCATCCTGTAAAAATACTCTATGCCGGAACTGGGCCTTTTGCTTGGCTAATCTTAGTCTTATTACCACTATTTACGGCTAAGCAAGTGCGAGTAACCTTACTCGATATTCATCGAGCGTCATTGGAGAGTGTGGAAAAGCTACTGGCATATTTCGATGTAGCGGATCGTGTCGATGCACTTATTTGTGCTGACGCTACGCTTTGGCGGCCTGTATCAACACAAGCCTTTGATCTGATTATTTCTGAAACCATGAAACACCTACTGCAACAGGAACCGCAGGTACAGATTTTTAGCCATCTACAGCATTTTTTAGCTGAGGATGGATGTTTGATCCCCGAGTCGATTGAGTTGGATGCGTGGCTCGAGCTAAAAGAACAGCCGCCAATATATTTGGGCCCTTTATTCTGCCTCGACTTAGCCCATGTCCGCTTGCTCGCTCAAGGCGACAGAAGTGGGTTAGCGGGGAGCTTATTGTTACCCGATTATGATCCTCAACCCATAAACCTAAAATTGACGACAAAAATCAGGGTCTATGGCGAACATCAATTACTTGAAAATCAATCACAATTAACCCTATCTCAATATAAAAAATCCCTGTGGCTTAAACCTCTGAGTCGAGTGGACTTTAGCTACGAGCTGGGAACCTATCCCGATTTTATCTTCCAATATCAGCAGCAGAAATTGCCACTTGTTGGCAGTGAGGATTTGAGTTGTTTGGGGATTTATCACTTGCAGCGACTATGGCAAAAAATTCAGTTGCAAAAGCGTGGACAAACCAATGAGGTTACTGAGAGTGAATGGAACCTAGATAAAGCGCTACTGGATCTGTGCGGCATTGGATTAGAGCCTGGGATGAAGGCGCTCTATCAATATGATACACAGGCTGATTTTATCGCCTTCGTTCAAAGGCAAACTCAGCTGACTACAGCGGATATTGTCGGTATTAATCAGCGATTGCGTGCCTTATCCCAAGCTGAGCCAGAAAGCGGCAATACAGAGCTAGCTTATGGTGCAGCTTTACCTCAAGTGCTTACCGACGCCCAACTCGCCACTTGGCAACGGGAAGGTTATATAGTCATCCCGCAAGTGTTGTCAAAAGCGCAATGTGCGGCGAGTCGAGCCGTGATTTGGCAACAGCTTGGTGCGAATGAAAATGATCCATCAACTTGGTACCAGTCCCATGAGTTGATGCAGAAAATCATGCTGCAGTTATTTCGTCATCCCATCCTCGATGCCAATCGGCAAACACCGCTAATCCGCCAAGTCTTTGAACAATTATGGCAGCGTACCGATTTAGTGATGACAACTGACAGAGTGAGTTTTAATCCTCCTGAAACGCCCACTTGGCAGTTTCCTGGCCCCAATATGCATTGGGACATGCCACTGCAACTACCTGTGCCATTTGGAACACAAGGATTGATTTATCTTTCGGATACCCCTGCCGAGCAGGGGGCATTTTGTTGTGTTCCCGGCTTTCACCTTAAAATAGAAACCTGGCTACAGGAACAAAACAAGACTGATATTGAGTTGCAGCAACAGCGTTGGGAGGAGTGGCCCATTAAACCCATTGCCGCAAATGCAGGGGATTTAATCATTTGGCACCATGCCTTGCCCCATGGACCGACGCCAAATCGAGGCCTGTTACCCCGCATGGTGCAGTACATTAACTTCTACCCAATGGCTAGCCAATGA
- a CDS encoding phage tail protein — translation MADPFIGEIRMFAGTFAPRGWALCNGQLLAISTYTALFSLLGTNYGGNGTTTFGLPNLQSRTPVGTGTGGGLTTVVLGQSSGAENINLTTNQLPIHTPTATFTGNASSVAATVDVATTTATAMVPPATGATTYLSATTAKAGPANVAFNGLFTGTAPDSTKASLGGVQGSVTPTGSVTVNPVGGGQPVGIRNPYLGMNFIIALEGIYPSRN, via the coding sequence ATGGCAGATCCATTTATTGGAGAAATCCGCATGTTCGCTGGTACTTTCGCTCCGCGTGGTTGGGCGCTTTGCAATGGACAGTTACTGGCCATTTCCACCTACACCGCGCTCTTCTCTCTTCTGGGTACAAACTATGGTGGCAATGGCACAACGACTTTTGGGTTGCCTAACTTGCAAAGTCGTACTCCTGTGGGTACTGGAACTGGGGGAGGTTTGACAACAGTTGTTCTCGGGCAGAGCTCGGGTGCTGAGAACATCAATCTCACAACCAATCAGCTACCTATTCATACACCAACAGCTACTTTCACTGGCAATGCAAGTAGTGTGGCAGCAACGGTTGATGTTGCTACCACTACGGCCACTGCAATGGTTCCTCCGGCAACGGGCGCAACTACCTACCTCTCTGCTACGACAGCTAAGGCGGGGCCTGCAAATGTTGCGTTTAATGGGTTGTTTACTGGTACGGCGCCAGACTCTACAAAGGCTAGCCTCGGTGGAGTGCAGGGTAGCGTAACACCTACAGGCTCGGTCACCGTCAATCCTGTTGGTGGAGGACAGCCTGTTGGAATTCGCAATCCCTATCTGGGGATGAATTTTATTATCGCGTTGGAGGGTATTTATCCCTCGCGTAATTAA
- a CDS encoding sulfotransferase — protein sequence MIDIHEQQQRYWQLLHQPQMLILLHQANDVEHFIALMADLLNWPELNLEQMLAFIALQQQGFIPDLARFSQVWFPSRYHAQTKTISWVPVFQRLSKPFLEDDICDARRGLLASFIQPQTLLEPLLSQRESLPSINPNLMIFHWSRCGSTLVSSSFSLLKACRVLSESMLCSDVMHHDAWPSSLIPQLVDLCLRLQGRLRPDECELVIKWNAWDLACWPMLLELYPNSRVLCLMRHPRDILVSHQREAGMHMAGRVKAVFPYPLPLTESTHAEPNLDAFRMGVLHGFAQQTAALYQSSRCILMDYQQLNALKPSALSAILDWPLAAEDIEHWQGHWRFDVKRQGQLFVPMVPAQSTLLNESQTLSWQQLLNAYEQLLQLLARDKNHDAS from the coding sequence ATGATTGATATTCATGAACAGCAGCAACGCTATTGGCAACTGTTGCATCAACCGCAAATGCTGATTTTGCTGCATCAAGCTAACGATGTTGAGCATTTTATTGCTTTGATGGCAGACCTCCTCAATTGGCCCGAGTTAAATTTAGAGCAGATGCTGGCATTTATTGCCTTACAGCAACAAGGCTTCATTCCGGATTTAGCACGCTTCAGCCAAGTTTGGTTTCCTTCTCGTTATCATGCTCAAACCAAAACAATAAGTTGGGTTCCCGTCTTTCAGCGGTTATCAAAACCTTTCTTGGAGGACGATATCTGCGATGCTCGCCGTGGTTTACTGGCCAGTTTTATCCAACCTCAAACCTTGCTCGAACCCTTATTATCCCAACGCGAAAGTTTGCCTTCGATCAATCCTAATTTGATGATTTTCCATTGGTCCCGTTGTGGGTCAACACTGGTTTCTAGCAGTTTTTCCCTACTCAAAGCGTGCCGAGTGTTATCCGAATCTATGCTCTGCAGCGATGTGATGCACCATGATGCTTGGCCTTCGAGCTTAATACCGCAGCTGGTGGATTTATGTTTAAGGCTACAAGGGCGGTTGAGGCCTGATGAGTGTGAGCTAGTGATCAAGTGGAATGCGTGGGATTTAGCTTGTTGGCCCATGTTGCTAGAACTCTATCCTAATAGTCGAGTGCTATGTCTGATGCGCCATCCCAGAGATATTTTGGTTTCGCATCAACGAGAGGCTGGGATGCATATGGCAGGGCGGGTGAAGGCTGTATTCCCCTATCCGTTACCGCTTACTGAAAGCACGCATGCTGAGCCAAATTTAGACGCATTTCGAATGGGTGTGTTGCATGGTTTTGCCCAGCAAACTGCTGCACTTTATCAATCAAGTCGTTGCATCTTAATGGATTATCAACAATTAAATGCGCTTAAACCCAGCGCACTTTCGGCCATTTTAGACTGGCCGTTAGCCGCAGAAGATATTGAGCACTGGCAAGGCCACTGGCGCTTTGATGTTAAGCGACAAGGGCAATTGTTTGTGCCCATGGTACCCGCGCAATCTACCCTATTAAATGAATCACAAACTCTCTCATGGCAGCAGTTATTGAATGCTTATGAGCAACTGTTGCAACTTTTAGCTCGAGATAAAAATCATGATGCTAGCTGA